A genome region from Coffea arabica cultivar ET-39 chromosome 7e, Coffea Arabica ET-39 HiFi, whole genome shotgun sequence includes the following:
- the LOC113701359 gene encoding heavy metal-associated isoprenylated plant protein 23-like — protein sequence MGVSGTLEYLSDMVSSGHKHKKKKQMQTVELKVRMDCEGCELKVKKALSSLSGVKTVEINRKLQKATVTGYVEPNKVLKKAKSTGKKAEIWPYVPYNLVAQPYAVQSYDKKAPPGYVRKVEYPTTGTVTRYDQDPYISMFSDENPNACSIM from the exons atggGTGTTAGTGGAACTTTGGAGTACCTTTCTGACATGGTGAGCAGCGGCCATAAacacaagaagaagaaacaaatgCAAACTGTGGAGCTCAAAGTCAGAATGGACTGTGAAGGATGCGAGCTTAAAGTCAAAAAAGCTTTGTCTTCATTAAGTG GAGTTAAAACTGTGGAGATAAACAGGAAACTGCAGAAGGCAACGGTGACAGGATATGTGGAACCAAACAAAGTGTTGAAAAAGGCTAAATCAACAGGAAAGAAGGCGGAGATATGGCCATATGTACCATATAACCTGGTGGCTCAGCCGTATGCCGTCCAATCTTACGACAAGAAAGCACCTCCGGGCTATGTCAGAAAGGTGGAGTACCCAACAACCGGGACAGTAACAAGATATGATCAAGACCCTTACATCTCCATGTTCAGTGATGAGAATCCCAATGCTTGCTCCATTAtgtaa
- the LOC140011238 gene encoding GDSL esterase/lipase At1g58430-like, producing MAQISQAKSPPEGVSLASGGSGFDDQTFAIANVITLLKQPGNLQDYLKRLTNVVGSQEAQRIVNQALVLLHAGAVDFLYHFDVLRTNRRIQFTVHNYQDFLLGKLQDFLKELYDLGCRRIIVSNLPPLGCLPITMTVNSPIWGGCIEKINVDTRSYNDKLGNLLPQVQAKLPGIKLVYQDTYGLDLWKLDEDVAVLDYWNLGPGVAQSLQFVGSLPSIYFGIAFIQLKQHTGLWPRKS from the exons ATGGCACAAATTTCCCAGGCAAAATCGCCACCGGAAG GTGTCTCCCTTGCATCAGGCGGCTCAGGATTTGATGATCAAACCTTTGCCATTGCAAATGTAATTACATTGCTAAAGCAACCAGGAAATCTTCAGGATTACCTCAAGAGGCTGACAAATGTTGTAGGGAGCCAAGAGGCTCAAAGAATTGTCAATCAGGCTCTGGTTCTTTTGCATGCAGGGGCCGTTGATTTCCTATACCACTTCGATGTCTTAAGGACTAATCGAAGAATTCAGTTCACTGTACACAACTACCAGGATTTTCTTCTGGGCAAAttgcaagattttttaaag GAGCTGTATGATCTTGGCTGCCGCAGGATTATTGTATCAAACCTGCCACCACTTGGCTGTTTGCCCATCACAATGACTGTAAATTCCCCAATTTGGGGAGGATGTATAGAAAAAATCAACGTGGACACTCGGTCTTATAATGACAAGCTAGGGAACCTCCTACCCCAAGTACAGGCTAAACTCCCAGGAATCAAACTTGTCTATCAAGACACTTATGGTTTG GATTTGTGGAAACTAGATGAGGATGTTGCGGTGCTGGACTATTGGAATTTGGGACCTGGTGTAGCCCAATCACTCCAATTTGTGGGATCACTTCCCAGTATTTATTTTGGGATAGCATTCATCCAACTGAAGCAGCATACCGGATTGTGGCCAAGGAAATCTTGA
- the LOC113702402 gene encoding aspartic proteinase-like protein 1, with the protein MGVTTMSGVLALPLLVMVAVVGIENGGGAVAVELFSSKLMHRFSDELKAVSVSRSGGEVARFPRKWSSEYYRRLLSSDLQRQKVKLGPQFDYLFPSQGSTTLSTGDDYGWLHYTWIDIGTPNVSFLVALDTGSDLLWVPCDCMQCAPLSASYYSNLGKDLSEYNPSDSNTSKVVPCSHHLCEGGSSCKSPKDPCPYRVNYDTADTSTSGLLIEDILHLASGGTAASKKFVRAPIMLGCGSKQSGIYLSGVAPDGLMGLGLGNISVPSFLSKAGFSRNSFSLCLKEDTGRIFFGDQGIPSQHTTPFLPFDDINAYIVGVETSCVEGYCLEKTNFKALVDSGTSFTFLPDAVYQKLAGEFDRQINATKFSFEGDQWQYCYKFSSEELPKTPSLSLKFSANNSFVVMNPVFAIYGSQGAVGFCLAIQPTNGDIGTIGQNFFIGYRMVFDRENMKLGWSHSNCEDLTDEKGMPMTPSGSASPKPLPTTQQQSKPNGRAVAPAEAGRAPSKSTATSVFLVPGQFYISEMMLIFWPAAYIFLAFYC; encoded by the exons ATGGGTGTAACAACAATGTCGGGTGTACTGGCGCTGCCATTGTTGGTGATGGTGGCGGTGGTGGGGATAGAGAATGGTGGTGGTGCGGTGGCGGTGGAGTTGTTTTCTAGTAAGCTAATGCATAGGTTTTCTGACGAGCTGAAGGCTGTTAGTGTTTCCAGAAGTGGGGGAGAGGTGGCCCGTTTTCCGAGGAAATGGAGCTCCGAGTACTATAGGAGGTTGCTCAGCAGTGATTTGCAGCGGCAGAAGGTGAAGTTGGGGCCGcagtttgattatctgtttccTTCTCAAGGAAGCACTACTCTTTCCACCGGCGATGACTACGGATG GTTGCATTACACCTGGATAGATATAGGCACACCAAATGTTTCCTTTCTTGTTGCACTTGATACTGGAAGTGACCTACTTTGGGTTCCTTGTGATTGCATGCAATGTGCTCCATTATCTGCAAGCTACTACAGCAATCTG GGTAAGGATTTAAGTGAGTACAATCCCTCTGATTCAAATACAAGCAAGGTAGTGCCTTGCAGCCATCATTTATGTGAAGGCGGTTCAAGTTGCAAAAGTCCAAAGGATCCATGTCCATATAGAGTTAACTATGATACAGCTGATACATCTACTTCTGGGCTACTTATTGAAGACATTTTGCATCTCGCTTCAGGAGGCACTGCTGCATCCAAAAAGTTTGTGCGAGCTCCAATAATGTTAGG ATGTGGTAGCAAGCAAAGTGGTATCTACCTAAGTGGAGTTGCGCCTGATGGTCTTATGGGTCTCGGACTTGGAAATATTTCAGTACCAAGTTTTCTTTCAAAAGCAGGGTTCAGTCGGAATTCTTTCTCTCTCTGTTTGAAGGAGGACACGGGGAGAATATTTTTTGGCGATCAGGGAATACCTAGCCAACACACTACCCCCTTCCTACCTTTTGATGACATAAA TGCCTACATAGTCGGAGTGGAGACTTCTTGTGTTGAAGGTTATTGTCTTGAGAAGACAAACTTCAAAGCCCTGGTTGATAGTGGGACATCATTTACTTTTCTCCCAGATGCTGTCTATCAAAAACTTGCTGGGGAG TTTGATAGACAAATAAATGCTACAAAATTCAGCTTCGAAGGAGATCAATGGCAGTATTGCTATAAGTTCAG TTCTGAAGAGTTGCCTAAGACACCTTCTCTATCTCTGAAGTTTTCTGCAAACAACAGTTTTGTGGTCATGAATCCGGTATTTGCGATCTATGGCAGCCAG GGTGCAGTTGGGTTTTGTTTAGCAATACAACCGACAAATGGAGATATTGGAACAATTGGAC AGAACTTCTTCATCGGATATCGGATGGTATTTGATAGGGAAAACATGAAGCTTGGGTGGTCACATTCTAATT GTGAAGATTTGACTGATGAGAAGGGCATGCCAATGACACCATCTGGCAGTGCCTCTCCCAAACCCTTGCCAACGACTCAACAGCAAAGCAAGCCCAACGGCCGAGCAGTTGCTCCTGCCGAGGCTGGAAGGGCACCCTCGAAGTCAACAGCTACATCAGTGTTTCTGGTTCCGGGACAGTTCTACATATCAGAGATGATGTTAATTTTTTGGCCAGCAGCATATATATTCCTAGCCTTCTACTGTTGA
- the LOC113700555 gene encoding alkane hydroxylase MAH1-like translates to MATIAYIFAFSNSIALVIIAAVAFLLFLCFCPRNGQPRNWPLIGMLPMLLLTSFIFDSVTEVLEFCGGTFEFKGPWFGNRDMIFTADPANVQHLLSTNFSNYPKGPDTRRIFSAYGQILFAADQKDWRFHRKFGLAFFHNQQLQHFTVRINQEVLEKGLVPVLDHASEHGITIDLQDVFQRAMLDATFMMISGKNRSSLCVGLPKDVVLEALHDASDVILLRYILPERFWMFQRWLGVGAEKRLSKACEVLDEAAAKCIKIWKEQTDNISKSEHGEESLDAITFFYNGKEFLESVGGQDYTMREIVKGIIFAGTDTASPVLSWFFWLLSKNPIVESKIREELASRTCIKADMLPSGHRVKANKRIVICSYAMARMRFVAFSSGPRICPGKELAFATVLFNYQFHVGTKIAKDQPVATPAASTILRMKHGLTVKTSEAPDPARFWDEKKISYSVIHYRCSAQNIPRFSAILVFGDSAVDPGNNNYITTIAKGNHAPYGINFPGKISTGRFSDGKLVPDLLASMLGLKETIPPFLQPKLSDQELLTGVSFASAAAGFDDETFASKHNSNVQATTIS, encoded by the exons ATGGCAACAATTGCATACATATTTGCATTTTCAAATTCTATAGCTCTAGTTATCATTGCAGCGGTTGCCTTTCTACTCTTTCTTTGTTTCTGCCCGAGGAATGGGCAACCCCGTAATTGGCCCCTCATTGGGATGTTGCCCATGCTGCTGCTAACCAGTTTTATATTTGACAGTGTCACTGAAGTTTTAGAGTTCTGTGGCGGCACCTTTGAGTTCAAAGGACCTTGGTTTGGCAACAGGGATATGATTTTCACCGCTGATCCCGCGAACGTGCAGCATTTATTGAGTACAAACTTCTCCAATTATCCCAAGGGTCCCGACACCAGAAGGATTTTCTCGGCCTACGGGCAGATCCTATTTGCCGCGGACCAAAAGGATTGGAGATTTCATAGGAAATTCGGTCTCGCTTTTTTCCACAACCAACAGTTGCAACATTTCACGGTTAGGATAAACCAGGAAGTTCTTGAAAAAGGGCTTGTTCCAGTTTTGGATCATGCTTCTGAACACGGGATTACGATAGATTTGCAAGATGTGTTCCAAAGGGCTATGCTTGATGCAACATTCATGATGATCAGTGGCAAAAACCGCAGCTCCCTCTGCGTTGGACTGCCAAAAGATGTTGTTTTGGAAGCCTTGCATGATGCTAGTGATGTGATATTGCTTCGCTATATTCTCCCAGAAAGATTTTGGATGTTCCAAAGGTGGCTGGGAGTTGGTGCAGAGAAGAGACTCAGTAAAGCTTGCGAAGTTTTGGATGAAGCAGCAGCAAAATGCATCAAGATTTGGAAAGAGCAAACCGACAATATTTCCAAATCCGAGCATGGTGAGGAAAGTTTGGATGCAATCACATTTTTTTACAATGGGAAGGAGTTCCTGGAATCAGTTGGGGGGCAAGACTACACTATGAGAGAAATTGTAAAAGGAATTATATTTGCAGGAACGGATACAGCTTCACCAGTTTTATCTTGGTTTTTTTGGCTTCTTTCGAAGAACCCCATTGTTGAATCCAAGATTAGAGAAGAACTTGCG TCGAGAACTTGCATCAAAGCTGACATGCTACCAAGCGGTCACCGTGTGAAAGCGAACAAAAGAATTGTTATTTGTTCTTATGCTATGGCAAGAATGAG GTTCGTAGCATTCAGCTCAGGTCCCAGGATTTGCCCGGGGAAAGAGTTGGCTTTTGCTACAGTTTTGTTCAACTACCAATTTCATGTAGGTACCAAGATAGCAAAGGATCAACCAGTGGCAACCCCTGCAGCCTCTACTATTCTTCGTATGAAGCATGGTCTGACGGTTAAG ACTAGTGAGGCCCCTGATCCAGCTAGATTTTGGGATGAAAAGAAGATATCGTATTCTGTGATTCA TTACAGATGCAGTGCCCAAAACATTCCAAGATTCAGTGCCATACTTGTCTTTGGTGATTCGGCCGTCGATCCCGGCAACAATAATTACATAACCACAATAGCTAAAGGCAACCATGCTCCATATGGCATAAACTTCCCTGGTAAAATTTCGACTGGGAGATTTTCTGATGGAAAACTCGTCCCAGATCTTCTGGCATCCATGTTAGGCCTCAAGGAAACAATCCCGCCGTTTTTGCAGCCAAAACTATCGGATCAAGAACTGCTCACAGGTGTCTCCTTTGCATCAGCTGCTGCAGGATTTGATGATGAAACCTTTGCTAGCAAACATAATTCCAATGTCCAAGCAACCACAATATCTTAA